The following proteins are co-located in the Pochonia chlamydosporia 170 chromosome 6, whole genome shotgun sequence genome:
- a CDS encoding sulfite oxidase (similar to Magnaporthe oryzae 70-15 XP_003711837.1) encodes MNFRQPTCLAQRGLGLRISQRQARPDFFATTICRRAFSSSTPRTAEAGPHKRGPTSRVSAVRHSVRPRSQIAALLAGLGLLSFTLFVSPTAPTTFDAHYASSPPVSSPSPKSESAPSPENPSDSRDPDLPRFRIAEVRKHGADSDNPWVIHGDKVYDITDWISAHPGGQVILRAAGGSIDPYWNIFTIHKNQYVYDILSQYLIGYVDQADLINGKPAQDQIEDPFENDPERHPLLITRTAKPRNAETPGEALSAQFLTPNDLFYVRNHMWVPTIDDAQSNEHRLTVELFDGTMKEYTLQDLKTKFPRHKVTAALQCSGNRRKHMSDDSGKQTNGLPWTSGAISNASWEGVLLSDVLADAGFDVSEARSGSSETQHVQFTGLEAYGASIPIKKAIDPQGDVLLAYRMNDKPLPRDHGFPLRAIVPGHVAARSVKWLNHITLSDEESTSQWQRKDYKCFGPNQTKVDWDTAPAIQELPVQSAITTLKLGNWIDPKAEPHVLKNDQESGARSQSSPEQEITMTGYAFSGGGRSIIRVDVSVDGGCSWTQAHLLPDCVSKNGMPSPCQGHGAWSWKRWRFEGSVPLHTFKNRPSSGPEDTVAAAANHRSQDNGQKRCTTVLVKATDDAYNTQPESHAATWNFRGNLATAWHRVQVCTDCSGSVPSGAHTRQK; translated from the coding sequence ATGAACTTTCGACAACCTACCTGTCTAGCTCAACGGGGTTTGGGTCTTCGCATTTCCCAACGCCAGGCAAGACCGGATTTCTTTGCAACAACAATCTGTCGACGCGCATTCTCCTCTTCCACCCCGAGGACAGCGGAGGCCGGTCCTCATAAACGCGGCCCGACGTCACGGGTGTCGGCGGTACGGCATTCGGTCCGGCCCCGTTCTCAGATCGCGGCCCTCCTAGCCGGTCTTGGTTTGCTATCATTTACACTCTTTGTTTCTCCCACTGCCCCTACAACCTTCGATGCTCATTACGCATCATCCCCGCCcgtttcttctccttccccCAAATCTGAGTCTGCACCATCCCCTGAGAATCCCTCGGATAGTCGCGATCCAGACCTTCCGCGATTCCGCATAGCTGAAGTCCGAAAGCATGGGGCCGATTCGGACAATCCGTGGGTCATCCACGGCGACAAAGTCTACGATATCACGGATTGGATATCAGCACACCCTGGAGGCCAAGTCATTCTCCGTGCTGCTGGAGGATCCATAGACCCGTATTGGAATATTTTTACCATCCACAAAAATCAATATGTTTACGATATCTTGTCTCAGTATTTAATCGGCTACGTGGACCAAGCCGATCtcatcaatggcaagccTGCTCAAGACCAAATCGAGGATCCTTTCGAAAATGACCCAGAGCGACATCCATTACTTATTACCCGCACAGCTAAGCCGCGGAATGCGGAAACACCTGGAGAAGCGCTCAGCGCACAGTTCTTGACGCCTAATGACCTTTTCTATGTTCGCAACCACATGTGGGTTCCCACCATCGACGATGCCCAGTCAAATGAGCATCGATTGACAGTCGAACTCTTTGACGGCACAATGAAAGAATACACTCTGCAGGACCTAAAGACGAAGTTTCCAAGACACAAGGTCACTGCTGCTTTGCAGTGCTCCGGCAACCGCCGGAAGCATATGAGCGATGAttctggaaagcaaacaaatgGCCTCCcctggacatctggagctATATCAAATGCATCATGGGAGGGAGTCCTTTTATCCGACGTACTAGCCGACGCTGGATTTGATGTATCAGAAGCCAGGAGTGGCTCGAGCGAAACGCAACATGTGCAATTCACTGGATTAGAAGCCTATGGCGCATCGATCCCAATCAAGAAGGCTATTGACCCGCAAGGGGATGTCTTGCTGGCATATCGCATGAACGACAAGCCACTGCCACGAGATCACGGGTTTCCACTTCGAGCCATCGTTCCTGGTCATGTTGCTGCTAGGTCAGTGAAGTGGCTCAACCACATTACTCTTAGCGACGAGGAGAGTACAAGTCAATGGCAGCGTAAGGACTATAAGTGTTTTGgtccaaaccagaccaaagtcGATTGGGATACAGCCCCTGCCATTCAAGAATTACCCGTCCAGAGTGCCATCACTACGCTGAAGCTGGGCAATTGGATCGACCCCAAAGCCGAACCCCACGTCTTGAAAAACGACCAAGAGTCGGGCGCTCGATCGCAGAGCTCTCCCGAACAGGAGATTACCATGACTGGGTATGCATTTTCTGGCGGCGGAAGGTCCATCATCCGCGTTGATGTGTCCGTAGATGGGGGCTGCTCCTGGACCCAGGCACATCTTTTGCCCGACTGTGTCTCTAAAAACGGCATGCCATCGCCTTGCCAAGGACACGGAGCGTGGTCTTGGAAGCGATGGCGATTTGAAGGAAGTGTTCCTCTCCACACATTCAAGAATAGGCCGAGCAGTGGTCCCGAAGATACAGTAGCCGCCGCTGCAAATCACAGGAGCCAAGACAATGGTCAGAAGCGTTGTACCACGGTTTTGGTCAAGGCAACCGACGATGCGTATAATACGCAGCCAGAAAGTCATGCCGCAACATGGAATTTTCGTGGTAATCTAGCCACGGCGTGGCACAGAGTGCAAGTTTGCACAGACTGTTCTGGTTCTGTTCCAAGTGGCGCCCACACGCGACAAAAGTAA